A region from the Verrucomicrobiota bacterium genome encodes:
- a CDS encoding sulfatase has translation MRCPVSFLFVILFGSVCHSAEENVSLPNILFFFADDQRHDTLGIAGHPIVKTPTIDRLANQGVRFTNMYVSHSICWVSRTSILCGLTARSFGKADQPDAARADAVSTLFTDRLMDAGYRTGHYGKWHAKMPKGYKPEDHFDEFESIFRNPYFKDQPDGSKRHTTELIADGGVKFLKSQPKDKPFLLNLWFNVAHAEDRDKRPGIGHFPWPKAVDGMYDDLVMPEPRLNDPAIYENHPDFLKASINRERFHWRWDTPEKYQINMRAYLRMISGLDNAIARVLKVLEDEGLADNTIIVYSADNGYYLGDRGFAGKWSHYDQSLRVPLIVYDPRQKKGGGRVVDQFAMNLDLPVTFLSWAGVPVPERYQGLDLSGMVAGETPAIWRSEMFHEHVTLRPLLSWEGLRDRNYKYARYFDQDGPYEFLHDLRKDPDELENVAHDPEYASVLFSMRLRTDIKKDAYGGSLRPFVANPNK, from the coding sequence ATGCGCTGCCCGGTTTCCTTCCTGTTTGTTATTCTCTTCGGCTCGGTTTGTCACTCCGCCGAAGAAAATGTTTCACTTCCGAACATCCTGTTCTTTTTCGCCGATGATCAGCGGCACGATACTTTGGGTATCGCCGGACATCCTATCGTGAAAACACCCACGATCGACCGCTTGGCAAACCAAGGGGTGCGCTTTACAAACATGTATGTAAGTCACTCCATCTGCTGGGTGAGCAGGACCTCTATTCTATGCGGTCTCACGGCTCGTTCTTTTGGTAAAGCGGATCAACCCGATGCTGCCCGAGCTGACGCCGTATCCACCTTGTTTACGGATAGGTTGATGGATGCGGGTTATCGGACGGGTCATTACGGAAAGTGGCACGCCAAAATGCCCAAAGGTTATAAACCGGAAGATCATTTCGACGAGTTTGAGAGCATCTTTAGAAATCCCTACTTTAAGGATCAGCCAGACGGATCCAAACGGCACACCACCGAACTCATCGCTGATGGCGGGGTTAAATTTTTAAAATCACAACCCAAGGATAAACCCTTCCTTCTAAATCTTTGGTTCAATGTGGCCCATGCTGAGGACCGCGATAAGCGTCCGGGCATTGGTCATTTCCCATGGCCGAAAGCGGTTGATGGAATGTATGACGACTTGGTCATGCCGGAGCCGCGATTGAATGATCCAGCCATTTACGAAAATCATCCCGATTTTTTGAAAGCGTCTATCAATCGTGAACGATTCCATTGGCGGTGGGATACCCCCGAGAAATACCAGATCAACATGCGAGCCTACCTGCGCATGATAAGTGGATTGGACAATGCCATTGCGCGCGTTTTAAAAGTTCTCGAAGACGAAGGCTTGGCTGATAACACTATCATAGTCTATTCAGCAGACAACGGTTACTACCTGGGTGATCGAGGGTTTGCCGGTAAATGGTCGCACTACGATCAGTCATTACGCGTTCCCTTGATTGTATATGATCCAAGGCAAAAGAAAGGCGGAGGTCGGGTTGTAGATCAATTTGCCATGAATCTTGATCTGCCGGTCACGTTTCTATCCTGGGCAGGCGTTCCTGTTCCTGAACGTTATCAAGGCCTGGACCTTTCCGGAATGGTCGCTGGTGAAACTCCTGCCATTTGGCGTTCAGAGATGTTTCATGAGCATGTGACCCTGCGGCCCCTGCTTTCGTGGGAAGGGTTGAGAGATCGCAACTATAAATATGCCCGTTATTTCGATCAGGACGGGCCTTACGAATTTCTGCACGACCTGCGAAAGGATCCGGATGAACTGGAAAATGTTGCCCATGATCCTGAATACGCTTCTGTTCTCTTCAGCATGCGACTAAGAACAGATATCAAAAAAGATGCTTACGGAGGTTCGTTGCGACCCTTCGTCGCGAACCCCAACAAATAG
- a CDS encoding PQQ-binding-like beta-propeller repeat protein, whose translation MKTSSFPKTVIAGSLLMLASYCSTVAAAKESEKPNRFRGHDGSGVYSAPTIPSSWSEEDYLWSIELPGDGHSSPIIWKDHLYLTSSVAGQPNSLLLCLNPKTGKEIWRLSFESAFRKLHQFNTFASSSPAVDTQHVYVAWSDANRFQLAAVNHKGQAVWQRDLGAHDTQHGGGISPIVFEDLVLIANDCRSPSKIHALNKFTGETVWDIDRAWDPNGKTSYSTPLLYRSKDGQTQIIFNSASSGMTAINPRTGETIWQLPDLFPKRTIGSPILVSDLIIASCGDGNAGHFLAAVRPPSKKGGVPEVVYKIQKSAPYVPTPVAKDNKLFLVSDGGIATCIDAPTGEEVWKGNLRDTFFSSPIRIDDRIFAVSRRAEVVVFKADDSFEILGRTLINEATHSTPIVDNGRLYLRTVSKLYCLAGK comes from the coding sequence ATGAAAACCAGTTCCTTCCCAAAAACAGTAATCGCAGGTTCTTTGCTAATGCTAGCCAGTTATTGTTCTACTGTCGCTGCGGCGAAAGAGAGTGAAAAACCCAATCGATTTCGAGGTCATGATGGCTCCGGCGTTTATTCAGCTCCCACTATTCCCAGCAGTTGGTCAGAGGAAGACTATTTATGGAGTATTGAGCTTCCCGGTGATGGACACTCCTCCCCCATTATCTGGAAAGATCATTTGTACCTTACGAGCAGCGTAGCAGGCCAACCCAATTCACTTTTGTTATGTTTGAACCCGAAAACAGGTAAAGAAATCTGGAGATTGTCCTTTGAATCCGCATTCCGGAAACTTCACCAATTCAATACCTTTGCATCATCCTCTCCGGCTGTTGACACCCAACATGTCTACGTCGCCTGGAGCGATGCGAATCGCTTTCAACTGGCTGCAGTCAATCACAAGGGCCAAGCCGTTTGGCAACGCGACCTTGGAGCCCACGACACCCAACACGGCGGAGGTATTTCTCCTATTGTATTTGAAGATTTGGTCCTCATTGCAAACGACTGCCGGAGTCCCAGTAAGATTCATGCGTTAAATAAATTCACCGGCGAAACCGTTTGGGACATTGACCGGGCATGGGATCCAAATGGAAAGACCTCGTACAGCACCCCTCTACTATATCGATCTAAGGACGGTCAGACGCAAATAATTTTTAATTCAGCATCCAGTGGAATGACAGCGATCAATCCACGCACGGGTGAAACGATCTGGCAGCTACCAGACTTATTTCCAAAAAGAACCATTGGGTCGCCCATTCTAGTCAGCGACTTAATCATAGCCAGCTGTGGAGATGGCAATGCAGGCCACTTCCTGGCAGCAGTTCGACCACCCTCCAAAAAAGGTGGCGTACCTGAGGTGGTTTATAAAATCCAGAAGTCCGCACCCTATGTGCCGACACCCGTCGCCAAGGATAATAAACTCTTCCTGGTGAGTGATGGCGGCATAGCCACCTGCATCGACGCCCCCACGGGTGAGGAAGTCTGGAAAGGCAATTTACGTGATACCTTTTTCAGTTCACCCATTCGAATCGACGATCGGATTTTTGCGGTATCGCGACGAGCGGAAGTGGTGGTTTTCAAAGCGGACGATTCGTTTGAAATACTGGGACGTACTTTGATTAATGAAGCCACCCACTCTACACCCATCGTGGATAACGGTCGTTTGTATCTGCGCACGGTTTCGAAATTGTATTGTTTAGCAGGAAAGTAG
- a CDS encoding arylsulfatase: MKILRLFISLLIIPSPLALVTSTLAASPPNVVVIFADDLGYGDTSVYGATKIRTPNIDKLALQGRRFTDAHTASAVCTPSRYCLLTGEYAFRGDHWSPVFLKVGLIFDENKKTVADVMKDAGYATACIGKWHLGFGEGTPNWNGDLKPGPLELGFDYYFGMPVVGSHPPFVYVENHRVVGLDENDPFVYDTVAKTKPFLEKMGIDQIGGAEAAHAVFDDTMVGTELAGRAVKWIKEHKDEPFFLYFPTTNIHHPFTPHPQFRGTSEAGRYGDFVHELDWIVGEVTRTLDEEGLADNTLVIFTSDNGGMINLGGQDAWKLGHKQNGDLLGFKFDAWEGGHRVPFIARWPGKIPAGSVSDQLVSNVDLMATLAAVTGRELQDGEAPDSFNILPALTENTSVRVRDHLVLAPQKSTHLSLRAGDWMYISAQAGGGFTSPHAGTHLFGGPAAIHFAGEVNSDLENGKIKPDAPKEQLYNLRADPYQATNVIRDNPVIAQTMREHLASIQSGKGTR, from the coding sequence ATGAAAATACTCCGACTCTTTATTTCACTTCTCATTATCCCCTCGCCTCTCGCCTTGGTGACCTCGACCCTTGCGGCTTCGCCGCCCAACGTCGTCGTCATCTTTGCTGACGATCTAGGCTACGGCGATACGAGCGTTTACGGCGCGACAAAGATACGAACGCCAAATATTGATAAGTTGGCTCTACAAGGTCGGCGCTTCACCGATGCTCACACCGCTTCAGCGGTTTGCACCCCGTCACGTTATTGCCTTCTCACCGGTGAGTATGCGTTCAGAGGAGATCACTGGTCGCCCGTGTTTCTGAAAGTGGGACTCATTTTTGATGAGAACAAAAAGACGGTGGCCGATGTGATGAAGGATGCCGGCTATGCTACAGCCTGCATCGGGAAGTGGCACTTGGGCTTCGGAGAAGGGACTCCCAATTGGAATGGCGATCTCAAACCGGGACCACTCGAACTGGGTTTCGATTACTACTTCGGCATGCCCGTAGTCGGTAGCCATCCGCCGTTTGTCTATGTGGAAAACCATCGCGTGGTAGGCCTGGATGAAAACGATCCATTCGTTTACGACACCGTAGCCAAGACCAAACCCTTTCTGGAAAAAATGGGAATCGACCAGATTGGTGGCGCTGAAGCTGCGCATGCTGTGTTTGACGACACCATGGTCGGAACTGAACTTGCAGGAAGAGCTGTTAAATGGATCAAGGAGCACAAAGACGAACCGTTCTTTCTCTATTTCCCCACCACCAACATCCATCACCCATTTACTCCACACCCCCAATTCCGCGGCACCAGTGAGGCTGGTCGTTACGGCGACTTCGTCCACGAGCTGGACTGGATCGTTGGGGAAGTGACTCGCACTCTGGATGAAGAAGGATTGGCGGACAATACACTGGTCATTTTCACCAGTGACAACGGTGGCATGATCAACCTGGGAGGCCAGGATGCCTGGAAGCTGGGGCACAAACAAAATGGAGATCTCCTCGGCTTTAAGTTTGACGCCTGGGAAGGTGGACACCGCGTGCCCTTCATTGCTCGCTGGCCCGGAAAAATTCCCGCCGGAAGCGTATCAGATCAGTTGGTATCCAATGTCGATTTGATGGCTACGCTCGCCGCCGTCACGGGTCGGGAGCTGCAAGATGGCGAAGCCCCAGATAGCTTCAATATTCTGCCAGCATTAACTGAAAATACGTCAGTCCGGGTTCGTGATCACCTGGTGCTTGCACCTCAAAAGAGTACCCACCTGTCTCTGCGAGCTGGTGACTGGATGTATATCAGCGCACAAGCTGGTGGAGGCTTCACTAGTCCCCACGCAGGAACCCATCTTTTCGGTGGCCCTGCTGCCATCCACTTTGCAGGCGAAGTGAACAGCGACCTCGAAAATGGAAAAATAAAACCGGACGCACCCAAAGAGCAGCTCTACAACTTACGAGCAGACCCCTATCAGGCGACCAATGTCATCCGGGATAATCCAGTCATTGCCCAAACCATGCGCGAGCACCTGGCTTCCATTCAATCAGGCAAGGGCACACGGTAG
- a CDS encoding sulfatase-like hydrolase/transferase has protein sequence MKSLLIVLTVWTFSCLASAKDHPNILYIYTDDQSTRTVSAYPDAYHWTHTPNIDRLAGEGVLFKNAYIGSWCMPSRATFLTGLHQHAIESMRMEGEYPGCEYDPELCQFWPKSFREQGYYTAQIGKWHTGTDTGYGRDWDYQVVWNRPRYPANSPNYYYDQLIEINGQPPVKVQGYSTDNYTDWAVEFIEGKTRDETKPWYLWLCYGAVHGPFTPADRHLDDYPNADTPDIKDIYPPRLGKPAYANQWELWEPGPNGEPIEKKRVGPTPVGMVDTPGRPLKDWIRQYQQGVLAIDEGVARLLQALKDSGQDENTIVVFTSDQGFAWGQHGYKGKMAPYRAAIAAPLIVRLPPKLADSNRSRGTVVDTQVGGVDLPVTLFSLAGLKMPWKMHGHDLTPLLLDPEAQWKHPAVMVHTARQFGSNTHRVPGNDSPELLFHPPDVGVPWYVMLSQGRYKYVRTLVEGETEELYDVISDPDELKNLAFDKNYKKVLLDYRKAMIKELRRTDVKFVNDMPTVAEH, from the coding sequence ATGAAATCACTACTTATTGTGCTGACTGTTTGGACCTTTTCGTGCCTGGCTTCCGCTAAAGATCATCCTAACATTCTTTACATCTACACTGACGATCAGTCTACGAGAACGGTTAGCGCCTATCCCGATGCTTATCACTGGACCCATACTCCCAATATTGATCGCCTGGCAGGGGAAGGTGTTCTTTTTAAAAATGCTTATATCGGATCGTGGTGTATGCCATCTCGAGCAACTTTTCTTACTGGTTTACATCAACATGCCATTGAATCCATGCGAATGGAAGGAGAGTACCCGGGATGTGAGTACGATCCTGAGCTTTGTCAGTTCTGGCCCAAATCGTTTCGGGAACAAGGCTACTATACCGCTCAAATCGGCAAATGGCATACGGGAACGGACACCGGTTATGGGCGGGACTGGGACTACCAGGTCGTTTGGAACAGACCCCGTTATCCTGCGAATTCTCCCAACTACTATTACGACCAACTGATTGAAATCAATGGTCAGCCTCCGGTAAAGGTTCAAGGCTACTCAACAGATAACTATACCGATTGGGCGGTTGAATTTATTGAAGGAAAAACACGGGACGAAACGAAGCCCTGGTACCTGTGGTTGTGCTATGGTGCCGTGCATGGTCCGTTCACTCCGGCGGATCGTCATTTGGACGATTACCCCAATGCCGATACGCCTGACATTAAGGATATTTACCCACCCAGACTCGGGAAACCAGCTTACGCCAACCAGTGGGAATTGTGGGAACCGGGACCCAATGGAGAGCCGATTGAAAAAAAACGGGTTGGACCTACTCCGGTTGGCATGGTGGATACCCCTGGTCGGCCGCTGAAAGATTGGATTCGGCAATATCAGCAGGGAGTTCTTGCTATCGACGAAGGAGTGGCCCGGCTATTGCAGGCATTGAAGGATTCGGGGCAGGATGAAAACACCATTGTGGTGTTTACATCGGACCAGGGATTCGCCTGGGGGCAGCATGGCTACAAAGGCAAGATGGCTCCTTACCGGGCGGCGATCGCTGCACCTTTGATTGTTCGGCTTCCTCCAAAACTGGCCGATTCCAATCGCAGTCGAGGTACGGTTGTGGATACGCAAGTAGGTGGTGTAGATTTGCCGGTTACTTTGTTCTCTTTGGCCGGTTTGAAGATGCCTTGGAAAATGCATGGTCATGATCTGACTCCTCTTTTGCTAGACCCAGAAGCTCAGTGGAAACATCCCGCTGTGATGGTCCATACCGCTCGTCAGTTTGGATCGAATACACACCGTGTTCCGGGAAATGATTCACCAGAGTTATTGTTTCATCCACCCGATGTAGGAGTTCCCTGGTATGTCATGCTGAGTCAGGGCCGTTACAAATACGTCCGAACCCTGGTTGAAGGTGAAACGGAGGAGCTGTATGATGTGATTAGTGATCCGGATGAATTGAAAAACCTGGCCTTCGATAAGAATTATAAAAAGGTGCTTTTAGATTATCGTAAAGCGATGATTAAAGAACTCCGGCGGACCGATGTTAAGTTTGTTAATGACATGCCCACAGTCGCTGAACATTAA
- a CDS encoding sulfatase-like hydrolase/transferase — protein sequence MARPNILFYCTDQQRFDTIGALGNPYVQTPRLDQLVQEGTAFTHAYCQSPICTPSRSSFMTGLYPSRVHNTRNGNDTWPADAPPLISKLLADSGYVCGNVGKFHLTSSGLRTEPRLDDGYSYWKFSHAPRDDWKEGHDYADWVREKGGDLDALRASPDNVPPEFHQTTWATDRSIEFISRNEDQPWFLTVNIYDPHPPFVPPKEYADRFDPKDMPGAHHKESDRVMHEKLKGADFQKASKVYRSPAEFDGKKEQALYYAMIAQIDDQFARLLQALDDSDQRNNTLIVFSSDHGEALGDHGLILKGCRFYEGLVRVPLIFSWPGVVQQNVQVGGLVELLDMSATILDFAGLEIPEYFQGNSLRSHLEGKASGEQIRDSVRCEYFDAVDAHFTDGNGTFATMYRRGQYKLCVYHGLKLGELYDLASDPWEHNNLWDSPEHQSLKHELIYESFDNHVLSTTDVGSRRIAPM from the coding sequence ATGGCACGACCCAACATACTTTTCTACTGCACTGACCAACAACGTTTCGACACCATCGGTGCGCTGGGAAATCCCTATGTGCAAACTCCACGCCTTGACCAGCTCGTTCAAGAGGGGACCGCCTTTACCCACGCCTATTGTCAGAGCCCTATTTGCACGCCAAGTCGTTCGAGTTTCATGACCGGTTTGTACCCGTCACGCGTTCACAACACGCGCAACGGTAACGACACCTGGCCCGCGGATGCGCCTCCTTTGATTTCCAAGCTGTTGGCTGACTCTGGTTATGTGTGTGGCAATGTCGGAAAGTTTCACCTCACGAGTTCGGGTCTTCGCACCGAGCCTCGTCTCGACGACGGCTATAGCTATTGGAAATTCAGCCATGCTCCACGGGATGATTGGAAAGAGGGACACGATTACGCGGACTGGGTCAGGGAGAAAGGGGGAGACCTCGATGCGTTGCGTGCCAGCCCGGATAACGTTCCCCCCGAGTTTCATCAAACAACCTGGGCGACCGACCGTTCGATTGAATTCATTTCCCGGAATGAGGACCAGCCGTGGTTTCTAACGGTCAATATTTACGATCCTCATCCGCCCTTTGTTCCGCCGAAAGAGTATGCCGACCGGTTTGATCCGAAAGACATGCCGGGCGCACACCATAAGGAATCAGACCGGGTCATGCACGAAAAACTGAAAGGGGCGGACTTTCAAAAAGCCTCTAAAGTATATCGAAGCCCGGCTGAGTTCGATGGCAAGAAAGAGCAAGCGCTTTATTACGCCATGATAGCCCAGATCGATGACCAGTTTGCCCGTCTCTTACAAGCCTTGGACGATTCGGATCAGCGGAACAATACCTTAATTGTTTTCAGCAGCGACCATGGTGAAGCGTTGGGAGATCACGGGCTCATATTAAAAGGCTGCCGGTTTTATGAAGGTCTTGTCCGTGTGCCTCTTATTTTTAGTTGGCCGGGTGTCGTTCAGCAAAACGTCCAGGTCGGTGGACTTGTGGAACTGCTGGATATGTCAGCGACGATTCTTGATTTTGCAGGCCTCGAGATTCCCGAGTATTTTCAAGGCAACTCCCTGCGTTCACATCTCGAAGGAAAGGCCAGTGGAGAGCAGATCCGCGATTCGGTTCGTTGTGAATATTTTGATGCGGTGGATGCCCATTTCACGGACGGCAATGGAACCTTCGCAACCATGTACCGGCGAGGACAGTACAAGTTATGCGTTTACCACGGTTTGAAACTGGGTGAACTCTATGATCTGGCATCCGATCCTTGGGAGCACAACAACCTTTGGGACAGTCCTGAGCATCAGTCCCTAAAGCATGAGCTTATTTACGAAAGCTTCGATAATCATGTGCTTTCAACCACAGACGTGGGATCCAGGCGAATAGCTCCGATGTAG
- a CDS encoding sulfatase-like hydrolase/transferase, which yields MKILLLFTALLTIPSPLVLMASSHAASPPNVVVIFADDLGYGDTGCYGATKLKTPNIDRLAIEGRRFTDGHSASAVCTPSRYNLITGEYAFRGDHWSPVFLKVGLLIDPDQTTVADVMKRAGYATSIIGKWHLGFGEETPNWNGDLKPGPLELGFDYYFGVPVVNSHPPFVYVENHRVVGLVPEDPFVYGQLANTEMFPEKRKLDDIGGADAAHALYKDREVGTKLTEKSVQWIREHKEDPFFLILSTTNIHHPFTPAPRFVGTSECGRYGDYVHELDWMVGEVMNTLKEEGLDDSTLVIFTSDNGGMFNVGGQDAWKAGHRLNGDLLGFKFGAWEGGHRVPFIARWPGKIPAGSVSDQLISNVDLLATMAALTEQTLAKAEGPDSFNVLPALTGSPKEQIRDHLVLSPSRKTNLSIRKGKWMYISAQGSGGFSGKLETDYERGGPGAHLLTKHVNSDIENGIYKADAPPAQLYDLEKDLSQTINLYNQYPEIVREMKALLDQCVKAKRTAPERG from the coding sequence ATGAAAATACTCCTACTTTTTACTGCGCTTCTTACTATCCCCTCGCCTCTCGTCCTGATGGCCTCGTCACATGCGGCTTCGCCGCCAAACGTCGTGGTCATCTTTGCGGATGATCTTGGCTATGGCGACACGGGCTGTTACGGTGCGACCAAACTCAAGACGCCGAACATCGACCGCCTGGCAATCGAGGGTCGCAGATTCACCGATGGGCATTCCGCATCGGCCGTTTGCACGCCTTCGCGCTATAACTTAATCACAGGCGAGTACGCGTTCCGCGGAGACCACTGGTCACCCGTGTTCCTGAAAGTTGGGCTACTTATTGATCCGGATCAGACAACCGTGGCCGATGTCATGAAACGTGCGGGTTACGCAACATCCATCATCGGCAAGTGGCACTTGGGCTTCGGCGAAGAGACACCCAACTGGAATGGAGATTTGAAACCTGGTCCCCTTGAATTGGGATTCGATTACTATTTCGGCGTACCCGTAGTGAACAGCCACCCACCCTTTGTCTATGTGGAAAACCACCGCGTAGTCGGACTGGTTCCGGAAGATCCGTTCGTCTACGGTCAATTGGCGAACACGGAGATGTTTCCCGAAAAGAGAAAACTCGATGACATTGGTGGAGCCGATGCCGCACACGCGCTTTACAAGGATCGCGAAGTCGGAACCAAGCTCACCGAGAAATCGGTCCAATGGATCCGCGAACACAAGGAAGATCCTTTCTTCCTCATTCTTTCTACCACCAACATCCACCATCCCTTCACGCCGGCTCCAAGATTTGTAGGCACCAGTGAATGTGGCCGTTACGGCGACTATGTCCATGAACTCGATTGGATGGTTGGTGAGGTCATGAATACTCTTAAGGAAGAGGGGCTGGACGACAGTACACTTGTTATCTTCACCAGCGACAATGGTGGTATGTTCAACGTCGGAGGACAGGACGCCTGGAAGGCTGGACATCGGCTGAACGGAGATCTACTCGGCTTCAAATTCGGTGCCTGGGAAGGCGGACACCGTGTTCCATTCATCGCACGCTGGCCTGGGAAGATCCCTGCTGGCTCGGTTTCCGATCAACTGATCAGTAATGTGGATCTGCTGGCAACCATGGCTGCCTTGACTGAGCAAACCTTAGCCAAAGCCGAAGGCCCGGATAGCTTTAACGTTTTACCTGCTTTAACTGGATCTCCCAAGGAGCAGATTCGCGATCATCTGGTCCTGAGTCCCTCAAGAAAAACGAATCTTTCCATTCGAAAAGGCAAATGGATGTATATCAGCGCTCAGGGAAGTGGAGGATTCAGTGGAAAACTTGAAACCGACTACGAACGTGGCGGCCCTGGCGCTCATTTGCTCACAAAGCATGTGAACAGCGATATCGAAAACGGCATATACAAAGCCGACGCTCCACCTGCTCAACTCTACGACTTGGAAAAAGATCTATCTCAGACAATAAATTTATATAATCAATACCCCGAAATCGTTCGTGAAATGAAAGCCCTCCTTGACCAATGCGTAAAAGCCAAGCGCACTGCACCGGAACGAGGGTGA
- a CDS encoding phosphotriesterase: protein MKIPVSLTLLFTTLISYSLTAATIMTVSGPIDSQELGMTLEHEHILVDFIGAEETGYHRWDRASVKKQVLAHLLQARSLGFNSLVECTPAFLGRDPLLLKSLAEETGLNIITNTGYYGARENKFIPSDIQKLTADELAELWIKEFKTGIEGTGIRPGFIKIGVDRDPELSAMHEKLLRAACRTHLATGLTIACHTGPTIAIFQMAGILQEEGVATDTLIWVHATQDTPENQIKAAEMGLWVSIDNVTDADNRIEYVATGLSRLKEAGLLHRVLISHDAGWYRPGEPDGGSFRPYTAISEKLIPKLQSMGFNQADLDQLLVENPSRAFAIQIRR from the coding sequence ATGAAAATCCCGGTAAGCTTAACCCTACTGTTCACCACCCTTATTTCGTATTCCTTAACCGCTGCCACCATCATGACTGTGAGCGGCCCCATTGACTCTCAAGAATTGGGGATGACCTTGGAACACGAACATATTTTAGTGGATTTTATTGGGGCGGAAGAAACAGGTTATCACCGCTGGGACCGTGCAAGCGTGAAGAAACAGGTTTTAGCTCACCTTCTCCAGGCACGATCATTGGGATTCAATAGTCTGGTGGAATGTACGCCTGCATTCCTGGGTCGCGATCCGCTTTTATTGAAGTCATTGGCCGAGGAAACAGGACTGAACATAATCACCAATACCGGCTACTATGGGGCCCGAGAAAATAAGTTTATCCCCTCGGACATTCAGAAACTGACGGCCGATGAGTTGGCTGAGTTGTGGATCAAGGAATTCAAGACCGGAATTGAGGGAACGGGCATCCGTCCCGGATTCATCAAGATCGGCGTTGATCGTGATCCTGAATTGTCAGCCATGCACGAGAAACTTTTGAGAGCGGCGTGCAGAACCCACCTGGCAACCGGACTTACGATCGCATGTCACACCGGACCCACGATCGCTATTTTTCAGATGGCCGGAATACTGCAGGAAGAAGGAGTCGCTACAGATACACTCATTTGGGTGCATGCCACTCAGGATACTCCCGAGAATCAAATCAAAGCAGCCGAAATGGGATTATGGGTTTCCATAGACAATGTAACCGATGCGGACAATCGTATCGAGTATGTGGCGACAGGCTTAAGCAGGTTAAAGGAAGCGGGCTTACTTCATAGAGTTCTCATTTCCCACGACGCAGGCTGGTACCGACCCGGAGAACCCGATGGCGGCAGTTTTCGCCCCTACACAGCCATCTCTGAAAAACTGATTCCTAAACTTCAATCAATGGGTTTTAACCAAGCAGACTTGGATCAACTGTTGGTTGAAAATCCCAGCCGGGCATTTGCGATTCAGATCAGAAGGTAG
- a CDS encoding VCBS repeat-containing protein, which yields MKTILILFSFLSLLFLGCSKSGEIRWTVKQLALDANEGIAVADFNGDGLPDISAGRNWYPAPDYISHPLRGFDDWNGYVQSNGDFAYDVNKDGHMDVVAGSFQPTEVHWYENPGPARLSLGHQFIKHFLADTGLSQNEGSMMHDINGDGIPEWITNSYNVKNAMAIWSFSSEEREVQVVKDKKMVTEKQWVPTLKKHLIGDSGNGHGLAFGDINGDGREDIMVGMGWYERPEGDPLGQKWIWHPHGGENWHASVPCLVRDMNEDGINDVIWGKGHAYGLYWWEGQGVDSKGEPQWKEHLIDDSFSQPHALHWADIDGDGEDELITGKRVFAHNGRDEGGTDPSVVYYYDWNKSSSSFERHTIDDSGVVGIGLQISTHDLDGDGDLDLALAGKSGTYLLFNEGR from the coding sequence ATGAAAACAATTCTCATTTTATTCTCTTTTCTCTCACTACTGTTTCTCGGCTGTTCCAAATCCGGGGAGATCCGTTGGACGGTTAAACAACTGGCTTTGGACGCTAACGAAGGAATCGCGGTAGCCGATTTTAATGGAGATGGATTACCCGATATCTCGGCAGGAAGAAATTGGTATCCGGCTCCCGATTACATCAGTCATCCTCTTCGTGGATTCGACGATTGGAATGGTTATGTACAATCCAATGGAGACTTCGCCTACGATGTAAATAAAGACGGGCATATGGATGTTGTTGCGGGGTCATTTCAGCCAACCGAAGTCCACTGGTATGAAAATCCGGGACCTGCTCGCCTTTCGCTTGGGCACCAGTTTATTAAACACTTTTTAGCTGATACCGGGTTAAGCCAAAACGAAGGGTCCATGATGCACGATATCAATGGCGACGGCATCCCTGAGTGGATCACGAATAGCTACAATGTTAAGAACGCCATGGCGATATGGTCGTTTTCCTCAGAGGAGCGGGAAGTTCAAGTGGTCAAAGACAAAAAGATGGTTACCGAAAAACAATGGGTGCCTACGCTTAAGAAACATCTCATCGGCGATTCCGGCAACGGCCATGGTCTGGCTTTTGGTGATATCAATGGTGACGGACGTGAAGACATTATGGTGGGTATGGGGTGGTACGAACGCCCCGAAGGAGACCCGCTTGGCCAGAAATGGATCTGGCATCCCCACGGTGGTGAAAACTGGCATGCCTCGGTTCCTTGTCTTGTTCGCGACATGAACGAAGATGGAATCAATGATGTTATCTGGGGGAAAGGCCATGCTTATGGACTTTATTGGTGGGAAGGTCAGGGTGTGGATTCGAAGGGAGAACCCCAATGGAAGGAACACCTGATCGACGATTCTTTTTCCCAGCCCCATGCATTACATTGGGCCGATATTGATGGAGACGGTGAAGATGAGCTTATCACTGGGAAACGGGTTTTTGCCCACAATGGAAGGGACGAAGGAGGCACCGATCCATCCGTGGTTTATTACTATGATTGGAACAAATCCAGTAGCTCATTTGAACGCCATACTATCGATGACTCGGGTGTTGTTGGCATTGGTTTGCAGATCAGTACCCATGATCTCGATGGTGATGGAGATCTAGACCTGGCGTTGGCTGGAAAGTCCGGGACCTATTTGTTGTTCAACGAAGGCAGGTAA